Within Deinococcus metalli, the genomic segment TTGACCTCGTGTGCTTCCCCAATGAACTCCGCTCCATATCGTCGCCATTTCTGGCGCACGGAATCCAGTAAGGCGGCGAGGGCCTCGGCGGCGAGGGGCGGTAAAGCGGCGTGTTCCTTTGTCTGATTCGTCACGCCGACTCCACTTCGACCGGCACGGCCTTCCTGCGTTCATACAGCGCGCACAGGCCACTGGAGTTGGCCCGGGAGTACTCCAGGATGGCGTCGGGTTCACTGGTGCCGGGCTTGAGCCCCAGCGCCCCGAGTTGCTCGGCGGTGGCGAGGTGATCGGGGTAGGTCTGCTGGTATCTGGGGCGGGGGATTGGTTTCGTGCGGGCCATCGTAGGTCACCACCTCAGAGTTCCCACCAAGGGGACGTGCTCAGTCTAGTGTGGCGAGGCTGCTGGACAGCGATTGTCCGGCACTGAGCCTTCCCCCCATGCTTCGTATATTTATAGATATTTGTAACTCTTGGCCTGGCCACATTCAGCTGCTGCCTTTCTGCCCAGCCTCTTTTTCTGGATGCTCGTCCTCCCGCCTCCCAAGCGTCTCACCCGCTCTTTCTAAGGCTGAGGCGACAGCTGCAAGAGTATGTTCGTCCACCCTGGCCGCTGCTGCCTAGGTCGCATGTTGCCTCCCGCTGATTCGTCATTGTCTAACAGGATTGAGGTGCTCCGGGCACACGCAGAGGCTCAGGCAGCGTAAACGCGGTGCAATGGGGAGGGTTCTGCACTCATATCTCGTCAGATATATTGACTCCATCCGTGACTAGCCGTGCCGCATAGAGTGACGCATGCCCATGGACGACGGCCGGCCGAAGGTCTTTATCTCGTACTGCTGGGAGCTGCCCCTCACGGTCGAACGCGTTCACCAGCTGGCGGACTTCCTCGACGCCCACGGCGTGTATCTGGAGATGGATCGCTATCAGCCCGCCGGCACCAACCTCTACCGCTTCATGCAGCAGATGGTGGAAGACCCCGCCATCGACAAGGTGCTCTGTTTCGTCGACCGCGCCTACCACCGCAAATGCCTGCTGGGAGAGGGCGGGGTCGGCACGGAGGCCACCATCCTGACTCCCGAGGTGTATGCCCACGCGGCCCGGGGTGACCTGACCACCGCCCGCATCGTGCCGATCCTGTTCGAGCTACCGGCAAACACCGCGCAGCCCATGCCCACGATGTTCGCCACGGCTAAATACGAGTACATGGTCGATCCGCAACGGGACGACCAGCATATGGAACAGCTGCGCCGCCTCGCGTATGGCCAGCCCGCCCACGTCCGCTCGAACAGCCCACGGGCGCCAGAACATCTGCTGGCGCCGGACACCCCCTTCGGCACCGAGGTGCAGGCCTTCGGCTCACAGGTGGGCTACCACCTCAAGCAGGGTAAGACCAAATTGGGCCTGGCGGCGCTCGAAGATCACCTGCAGGCTCTCCTGACGCAGCTCACCCGAGACGACGACCACCTGTTTCCCAGCGCCGCTGAGTACCACGTCAATCGCACGGAGCTGCTCCGACGGGC encodes:
- a CDS encoding toll/interleukin-1 receptor domain-containing protein translates to MPMDDGRPKVFISYCWELPLTVERVHQLADFLDAHGVYLEMDRYQPAGTNLYRFMQQMVEDPAIDKVLCFVDRAYHRKCLLGEGGVGTEATILTPEVYAHAARGDLTTARIVPILFELPANTAQPMPTMFATAKYEYMVDPQRDDQHMEQLRRLAYGQPAHVRSNSPRAPEHLLAPDTPFGTEVQAFGSQVGYHLKQGKTKLGLAALEDHLQALLTQLTRDDDHLFPSAAEYHVNRTELLRRAIERRLPLVSAYGRALDAFLKYGEDTALALLSELFGRVLTFNLNARLLPAQDVSRLLTRELVVWAVALHLRHRRYEAVHALIDEQYRINDQRAWLPYDYLAYPPKDLRDDRFLSEQSQAIWAGTGLPTEEAVQAEVVLAVWGAANDLAEVGWPWTNERIWLYHHPALFQRVRNVPTLHPLQQVFGVPPRVLVSRLEAFATKRPGGRLNWRSVLALDTLSAVAESS